In Pongo abelii isolate AG06213 chromosome X, NHGRI_mPonAbe1-v2.0_pri, whole genome shotgun sequence, one DNA window encodes the following:
- the LOC100445694 gene encoding mitochondrial import inner membrane translocase subunit Tim8 B-like, translating to MAELGEADEVELQRLVAAEQQKAQFTAQVHHFMELCWDKCVEKPGNRLDSRTENCLSSCVDHFIDTTLAITSRFAQIVQKGGQ from the coding sequence ATGGCGGAGCTGGGTGAAGCCGATGAAGTGGAGTTGCAGCGCCTGGTGGCTGCCGAACAGCAGAAGGCGCAGTTTACTGCACAGGTGCATCACTTCATGGAGTTATGTTGGGATAAATGTGTGGAGAAGCCAGGGAATCGCCTAGACTCTCGCACTGAAAATTGTCTCTCCAGCTGTGTAGACCACTTCATTGACACCACTCTTGCCATCACCAGTCGGTTTGcccagattgtacagaaaggagGGCAGTAG